In Procambarus clarkii isolate CNS0578487 chromosome 53, FALCON_Pclarkii_2.0, whole genome shotgun sequence, the following proteins share a genomic window:
- the LOC123767158 gene encoding long-chain-fatty-acid--CoA ligase ACSBG2, with protein MSANMEGTLEFRNGPDQILPATSFKTSVIDEAVQLYINENEPMAAQPISIHTMLQKRSELYPKHPALAVKRNNAWRYWTYRDYFDQSRIVAKAFIRLGLERFSGVCIMGFNSPEWLIANFGAIFAGGVTAGVYTTNSPEACRQLADNCQAQIIVVDNADCLNKFLAVKRFLPHIKVMIQWLGVPSAPGVLSWAELMAVGLAENDICLNERLSLSAVNQCCTLIYTSGTTGPPKGVMFSQDHLTWGGLQYHVNQAELQSAHEVIVSYLPMSHLAAQMLDIYLACTIAATVYFAQPDALKGSLLQTLIEAQPSCVFAVPRVWEKIYEKMKEKGAEVGALKKKLASWAKYHGLNYYNAIRDGRSLTMYESMANTLAKALIINKVKEALGMGRAQFLCSGAAPISKEVLEYFMSLDLPVMEGYGLSESLSLCSMSYLQSGMFRVGSVGKVLPQTTVRLEYYEGLKPAEGEICMKGRNIFMGYLEMSEETNKTIDDDGWLHSGDIGSFDEDGFLYITGRIKELVITAGGENIPPVPIEESVKKALPFISNAVLIGDHRKYLSMLLTLKAEIDDETGEPLPILTQPCQAMMKEVGLYIETTGDALAEIKTNPKGTLATIINKGIEKYNTEDSVSNAQKVQRWTLLPLDFSQSTGELNNTLKIKRHFVMEKYKDVIDSMYNSQYISSKL; from the exons ATGAGCGCAAACATGGAAGGAACTCTCGAGTTCAGAAATGGCCCTGACCAG ATTCTTCCAGCAACATCATTCAAAACTTCAGTCATTGATGAAGCAGTTCAGCTATACATAAATGAAAACGAACCAATGGCAGCTCAACCCATTTCCATCCATACAATGTTGCAGAAAAGATCAGAGCTTTATCCTAAACATCCCGCACTCGCTGTCAAGAGAAATAATGCATGGAG ATATTGGACATATCGAGACTACTTTGATCAATCCAGGATAGTAGCAAAGGCTTTTATTAGATTGGGATTGGAAAGATTCTCTGGAGTTTGTATTATGGGATTCAACTCTCCAGAATGGCTAATTGCTAACTTTG GAGCAATTTTTGCTGGAGGAGTAACTGCTGGTGTATACACTACCAATTCCCCAGAAGCCTGCAGACAGCTAGCAGACAATTGTCAGGCCCAAATAATTGTTGTGGACAATGCTGACTGTCTCAATAAATTCCTAGCAGTTAAGCGATTTCTTCCTCACATCAAG GTAATGATCCAGTGGTTGGGTGTACCCAGTGCTCCAGGAGTCTTGTCATGGGCTGAGCTGATGGCTGTGGGCTTGGCAGAGAACGACATCTGCCTAAATGAACGACTATCATTGTCTGCAGTTAACCAGTGCTGCACACTGATTTACACATCTG GTACAACTGGTCCTCCCAAAGGAGTTATGTTTTCACAAGATCATTTGACTTGGGGAGGATTACAATACCATGTAAATCaagctgaacttcagtctgcccacgAGGTGATTGTATCCTACCTTCCGATGAGTCACCTTGCAGCCCAAATGCTGGATATATATTTAGCCTGTACAATTGCTGCTACGGTCTACTTTGCTCAGCCTGATGCCTTAAAGGGATCGCTACTACAAACACTAATTGAA gCACAGCCATCTTGTGTTTTTGCCGTGCCAAGGGTGTGGGAGAAAATTTATGAAAAGATGAAAGAGAAAGGAGCTGAAGTTggtgcattaaaaaaaaaattagcatcATGGGCCAAGTATCATGGACTGAACTACTACAATGCCATTCGAGATGGGAG ATCTTTAACAATGTATgaaagtatggccaatacacttGCCAAAGCGCTCATCATCAACAAGGTCAAGGAAGCACTTGGCATGGGTCGAGCACAGTTTCTTTGCTCAG GAGCTGCACCTATATCCAAGGAAGTCCTTGAGTACTTCATGAGCTTGGACCTACCTGTCATGGAAGGTTATGGATTGTCTGAAAGTCTGAGCCTATGTTCCATGTCTTACCTTCAATCAGGAATGTTTAGAGTAGGAAGTGTTGGCAAG GTACTTCCACAAACTACTGTTCGTCTAGAATACTATGAGGGTTTGAAACCAGCAGAGGGAGAAATATGTATGAAAGGAAGAAATATTTTCATGGGGTATCTAGAAATGTCAGAGGAGACCAACAAAACG ATTGATGATGATGGATGGTTGCATTCTGGTGACATTGGGTCGTTCGATGAAGACGGGTTCCTCTACATCACCGGCCGTATTAAAGAACTTGTCATCACTGCTGGAGGGGAAAATATACCTCCAGTGCCCATTGAGGAATCAGTTAAGAAAGCTCTTCCATTTATCAGTAATGCTGTGCTGATCGGAGATCACAGAAA ATATCTATCAATGCTTCTAACACTGAAGGCTGAAATAGACGATGAAACGGGTGAACCACTTCCTATCTTAACTCAACCCTGCCAGGCCATGATGAAGGAGGTTGGCTTGTATATAGAAACAACAGGAGATGCTTTAGCAGAGATTAAGACGAACCCCAAAGGAACTCTAGCTACAATCATAAATAAAGGAATTGAAAA GTACAACACGGAGGATTCTGTATCAAATGCTCAGAAAGTGCAGCGGTGGACACTTCTACCACTGGACTTCTCACAGTCAACAGGAGAGTTGAACAATACCCTCAAAATAAAAAGGCATTTTGTTATGGAAAAATATAAAGATGTTATTGATTCTATGTACAATTCACAGTATATATCTAGCAAGCTCTAA
- the LOC123767161 gene encoding ankyrin repeat domain-containing protein 16, with protein MDILSAVHRSDLDWLEAHTLHNEVEWQKCTHSKSGDTALHVAAMAGCTQVTGWLLSHGCDICIEQQNMDGKRPLHSAVQASHLPIVKILLDHGATIDPLKRADWTPLMLACTKRNLQVVKYLVENGANLRLINKDGWTSFHVACREGDEEIVNYILDIDNSLWNTISKNGRSPLHTAAMHGHETTVQTLLSRGNYMTDESDACGNTPLLESLRMGHMNIAHLLISEHRACIYSKDKTGRTGLHVAAEAGQVEVVKTLIEAYEVDVNLLSDTGMSAVHCAAKEGQTAVIEMLVEMGCNINIQDENGRTALWLACGSQKRACAQRLVERGAKDTADHKGTKPSHLMPVLSAF; from the exons ATG GATATTCTGTCGGCAGTGCACAGAAGCGACCTTGATTGGTTGGAGGCACACACCTTGCACAATGAAGTAGAGTGGCAGAAGTGCACACACAGTAAATCTGGTGACACTGCTCTCCATGTTGCTGCCATGGCTGGCTGTACACAGGTCACAGG TTGGCTTCTCTCACATGGATGTGATATCTGTATAGAGCAACAGAATATGGATGGCAAACGACCATTACACTCGGCGGTTCAGGCATCACATCTTCCCATTGTGAAGATCCTTTTAGATCATG GAGCCACTATTGACCCTCTTAAGCGAGCTGACTGGACACCATTAATGCTAGCATGCACAAAAAGAAATCTACAAGTAGTCAAGTATCTTGTAGAAAATGGAGCCAATCTTCGCCTGATTAACAAAGATGGCTGGACCAGTTTCCACGTAGCTTGTCGAGAAGGAGATGAAGAGATAGTAAACTATATTCTGGATATTGACAATTCGTTATGGAACACCATTAGTAAGAATGGGAGATCTCCTCTACACACAGCAG CAATGCATGGACATGAGACCACAGTCCAGACGCTGCTTTCCAGAGGGAACTATATGACTGATGAGAGCGATGCTTGTGGCAACACACCACTGCTAGAGTCTCTCCGTATGGGGCACATGAACATTGCCCACCTCCTCATCTCGGAGCATCGGGCTTGTATATATTCCAAGGACAAGACGGGACGAACTGGATTACATGTCGCAGCTGAAGCTGGTCAAGTAGAAGTTGTCAAAACCTTGATTGAAGCATATGAAGTGGATGTTAATCTTTTGTCAGATAcag GAATGTCAGCTGTGCATTGTGCTGCCAAGGAAGGACAGACTGCTGTTATAGAAATGCTGGTGGAAATGGGTTGCAATATTAATATACAAGATGAGAATGGCAGGACAG CACTGTGGCTAGCCTGTGGCTCACAGAAGAGAGCATGTGCACAGAGGTTGGTAGAACGTGGAGCAAAGGACACGGCTGACCACAAGGGCACCAAGCCATCTCACCTCATGCCAGTGTTGTCTGCATTCTAG